The DNA sequence GCCGCTACATTCAGGCTCACATGCTCCAGCACCATGAGGCCTCAGGCCACCCACTGGTCCTAAGCTATGCCGACCTGTCAGCCTGGTGTTACACCTGCCAGGCCTACGTGAACCACGAGGTGAGTCACCTCGAAGTGGCTGCTGGGTCCCATGGGCTAGACAGCAAGAGAAGGGCTCCCTCAAACTGTTTGGCCTTTGTCTAGGTTCTGCTGGAGGCCAAGAAGACTGCATACCAGTCCAAATTTGGGGAGGAGATGCCAACGTCGCCATGACAGCTGATTGCCCTCCTTGATGCAGCTGTTCTTTTGGATTGTTGCTCTAATTCCTGTGTCTTCTCTAGCAAAGACACCGGAttccctaaattaaaaaaaagaaaacccaaaaagacAATTGCTTCCCTACCCACCCATTTTGTAgttgatggggggaggagggaggtcaAAAGTGCCACCATAAGGTAACAATCTTAATGCAAGGCAAGCTGGTGTCAGTGCCATGGGGAGAGACTGTTCCCGGGAAATTGGAGTAAACTCGAATGAAATTTGAGTGAAACCCAAAAGGGCCTGGGGAAATGCCTCAGAAGTTGGCAGGGGCTGAGGATACCAGAGATGAGCCAGACTCTGCTTTGCTTGTAGGGGCAGAAAGGAGGCTTTTTTATTAAGCTTGGGTGCTGAGGTAGGGATAAACATGCAtggtggaggggagagacaggaagcaaGGGGACTTAGGTGGTTGGAGACCCTGTCACTCTGGCCAGTAGTGTGTGGTAGCAAGTGGTACTCTCCGCTGGACCTTGCCCTTGGCTCCTGAGGCCTGCAGGTGGTTCAAACGGAGTAGTGCGGTCCCCTGTGACACAGAAGCAGGACCTGAGCCCAGGTCTCGGCGCAAACGACGATGCTGCAGGGGCCATGGTTCCCCCCAGACCGAGGTGGGAGTGATTCGAGTCTCTGATGTCTTGGCCAACAGCCGGCTCATCAGGAATCTGTGGATGGAAAAATCCAGAAGTCTCCAGTGCCACCAATTCTGCCTTTTCCCATGCCCATCCACCTTCCCTCCAGTGGTACCTGAATAGTGCCTGCTTGGAATCTGCTGCCTCATCCTTGGCCTGAGCCTTGGGACCAAGTGCCACTGCCTCCTCCATGTTGACCTCAGGCTCAAGATGCGTGAAGCCCCACAGGCGCAAGAGGAGCTGGGCCAGGGCAGCAGCTTCAGCCTTGGTCTCCCGTTCCCATTCCTGCCACCCAGCCTCTGCCTTGAGAAGCTGCTCTAGGGCCTGGGCTAGCAGGGCTGCCTTGAGGGAACCTGGTGGCCAGTCCAAATGCAGGGCCCttgcaatttgcccaaggttccaAGAGAAGGGCAGGGTCCGGGGCTGTGGGACCCAGAAAGAGAAGGTGTTTAGGGTCCCCATACATGACTCAAGAACAGATGTTATCAAAAAGATCTGGAAGGGGCTTAAAAGACCCAACTCCTCCAACCGTTCCCTGAGTATCTACCATGTGCCTGACAATTGGCCTCTGCCCCTTGGCTGGAAGGCCACCTGGGAAAAAAGTAAGCCTCCCTCCTCTCacccccaaggcagcccattccattctgGGCTAACTTTCAGAGGAACTTTTTCCTGACAGCAAGCCTAGATGTACCTCTGTACCTCCCATCCACGGCCCCTGCTCCTGCCTTGAGAACAAGTCAAACAAATCAAATCCCCCTTTTCCATGACTGCCCTTCAGATAAATGAAGATAGCCAAACACGTACCCCCTCTTCAGTTTTCCCTTTTCCAGGCTACACATCATCAGTTCTTCCAACTGATCCACAATGCTTTGGTTTCATGGGACCCCCAAATATCCTGCCAATGGCCTGCTGAATTCTGTCTACCTGGTGAATGCCCTTCTTAAAATGTAgcacctcctccccatctctagGCAATCGAAAAATGAGTGAATTATCATGTCATCAGAAACACAGAAGTGTCTAACTGTCAATCATTTGTGGGGAAGGGAGATATCTTGAAAAGGCTTTGGAATGTCTGATTTGGCCATGATTCttgcaccccaccccccaccaacaCCAAGACCATAATGCCTGATTTGAGACTTCATCAAAGGGGAGGGACAGTAGTAGCTTTAGACCTCTGCCAGGTTTCTGGTATTGGGAAGTTTTGGTATGTATTTATCCTCTTTTAATCCAGAAAAGACCTTCAAGACCATATAGTCCAACTGgaattcctctcattttacaggtgaagaaacaggtccatagaggggaagtgacttgtccaaggtcccaaagCCAGAACTGGATTGGAATCCAAATCCTCTGAGTCCAAAGCTGGATTTCTTGCCCATGGTTTACCTCCAGTTTTAGCATATTACAAATCTTGCATCATTTCTGTGAGGACTAGAAGCTCCCTATACAGAAATCTCCCTACTCAGTTGTCTTCAAATAACTCAGTGGGGGCTTTTTCTAAGAGTTGTTTGTGTGATCCAGAGCCTTCCTCAAAGTCCATCAAAGGGCCACTAGTTTGGGTGAAGGAAAGCCTGTGCTTTGGCAGAAAATGCCTTTTTCATATCGGAGACAAGACAAAACTGATACTCATAATTGAGGAGAAGGGTTAGATTTGGAAATGGATGACATAAAACTGTCTAGCACAAAAACATTAACAAAACTTAAAAAACTGAACCAAACTGCGTAGTCCTTGAAATCTCCAAGCCTGTCACAGAAGCAAGGAGACTGAGACAGCCACAAGGATGAGGCCCTTGGGAGCCACAAGCCTGTTCTCCAAGCTTCCTGGctccttttccccacccccaatacacCAGCCTGGAGGAGCTCCAAAGAGATGGAGCAGGAAGAGGAGAGTGTGGGGGTTGCTGTGGCAGCACCTAGGGGATTTGGAGACATGCTCTGCGctgcccccccatccccacccagcAACTCCTGACACCAGATGCAGGCTCCGTGTCACGCAACCATCCACAGACATATCTTGACCATACATAGAGGCACATGACTCCACACAAACAGCACATAAAGCCACAACCATGATCAAGCTAGTCATTAAGACACAATGACATAGGGTACAGAAGCAATCGCACACAACCATAACCTCACAATATTACAAAGGCCAAATGTCTAAAGAATCTTCACCCAAAGACTTAACACAGTCACACACCCAGCGTCACACAAAGACCCAAATACATCCAGATACGTA is a window from the Trichosurus vulpecula isolate mTriVul1 unplaced genomic scaffold, mTriVul1.pri scaffold_155_arrow_ctg1, whole genome shotgun sequence genome containing:
- the LOC118833301 gene encoding uncharacterized protein LOC118833301, with translation MAAALPPLLVTLVWVGVLLLPTATHGAAVAQPRTLPFSWNLGQIARALHLDWPPGSLKAALLAQALEQLLKAEAGWQEWERETKAEAAALAQLLLRLWGFTHLEPEVNMEEAVALGPKAQAKDEAADSKQALFRFLMSRLLAKTSETRITPTSVWGEPWPLQHRRLRRDLGSGPASVSQGTALLRLNHLQASGAKGKVQRRVPLATTHYWPE